The following proteins come from a genomic window of Corynebacterium sp. P4-C1:
- a CDS encoding isoprenyl transferase produces MGGVSTIPDIPCEFIPRHIAMVMDGNGRWAQERGMPRTEGHRVGEKVLMNMVDAAIELGGVEWLSAYTFSTENWRRSAEEVRFLMGFSRDIMRAERDQLHEKNVRIVWVGRRPRLWRSVIRELEAAEELTKNNTGLTLAMCINYGGRAELVDAARSLVQAASRGEIKAGQINEKTLAEFLYRPDMPDVDLFLRPSGEQRTSNFLLWQSAYAEMVYRDILWPDFTADDLYDAVLEYAKRDRRFGGVK; encoded by the coding sequence ATGGGCGGGGTGAGCACCATCCCCGATATCCCCTGCGAGTTCATTCCCCGACACATTGCCATGGTCATGGACGGCAACGGCCGTTGGGCGCAGGAACGCGGCATGCCGCGCACCGAAGGCCACCGTGTCGGCGAGAAGGTGCTGATGAACATGGTCGACGCGGCTATTGAGCTCGGCGGGGTCGAATGGCTCTCCGCCTACACGTTCTCCACGGAGAATTGGCGGCGCAGCGCGGAGGAAGTCCGCTTCCTCATGGGCTTTTCCCGGGACATCATGCGTGCAGAGCGCGACCAGCTGCACGAGAAGAATGTGCGCATCGTGTGGGTGGGCCGGCGCCCGCGCCTGTGGCGCTCGGTCATCCGTGAGCTGGAAGCGGCCGAGGAACTGACCAAGAACAACACGGGCCTGACGCTCGCTATGTGCATCAATTACGGCGGCAGGGCCGAGCTTGTCGACGCCGCGCGTTCGCTCGTCCAGGCGGCCTCCCGCGGGGAGATCAAGGCGGGCCAGATCAACGAGAAGACGCTCGCCGAGTTCCTGTACCGCCCTGATATGCCGGACGTGGATTTGTTCCTCCGCCCGTCGGGTGAGCAGCGCACCTCGAATTTCCTGCTGTGGCAGTCGGCGTACGCGGAGATGGTGTACCGGGACATCCTCTGGCCAGATTTCACTGCCGATGATTTGTACGATGCGGTGCTGGAATACGCCAAGCGCGACCGCAGGTTCGGAGGTGTGAAATGA
- a CDS encoding VIT1/CCC1 transporter family protein yields the protein MTGTAPVQQPTRSQIRKWRQYLANERAEAATYRELAKKREGDEREILEEIAEAESRHEKYWRDKLGPEVGMPIKPDLHTRFMSFMARNVSPVFALALMQTSEQRSPYLDDEDASDEIAADEAMHAEVVRALASQGREKLSGSFRAAVFGANDGLVSNVALVLGVMGSGVSSNFILLTGISGLLAGALSMAAGEYVSVKSQAELLDASTPAPEARDLLPKLDVNQNELALVYRARGMSAEEADTQAKNVFWSMMTGHQHHHVEDGLEPEDTDASGAWSAAIASFVFFATGAFIPIIPFLFGASPRLGAIVALILVSGALLITGGITGLLSGKKPALRAFRQLVIGLGAALVTYLLGALFGSVVGA from the coding sequence ATGACAGGGACCGCACCGGTGCAGCAACCCACCCGCAGCCAAATCCGCAAGTGGCGCCAGTACTTGGCCAACGAGCGGGCTGAGGCGGCCACCTACCGCGAGCTGGCGAAGAAGCGGGAGGGGGATGAGCGCGAGATCCTCGAGGAGATCGCTGAAGCGGAATCGCGCCACGAGAAATACTGGCGCGACAAGCTCGGCCCGGAAGTGGGAATGCCCATCAAGCCGGACCTGCACACGCGCTTCATGTCGTTCATGGCGCGCAATGTGTCGCCCGTTTTCGCCCTGGCCTTGATGCAGACCTCGGAGCAGCGTTCCCCGTACCTCGACGACGAGGACGCCTCCGACGAGATCGCGGCGGATGAGGCGATGCATGCGGAGGTCGTCCGCGCGCTGGCCTCTCAAGGCCGGGAGAAGCTCTCCGGGTCCTTCCGTGCGGCAGTCTTCGGCGCGAATGACGGTCTGGTCTCCAACGTCGCGCTCGTGCTCGGCGTGATGGGTTCCGGAGTGTCCTCGAATTTCATCTTGCTCACCGGCATTTCCGGTCTGCTAGCGGGCGCCCTGTCGATGGCGGCGGGCGAGTACGTCTCGGTGAAATCGCAGGCGGAGCTTCTCGACGCATCGACGCCCGCCCCCGAGGCCCGCGACCTGCTGCCGAAACTGGACGTGAACCAGAACGAGCTCGCCTTGGTCTACCGCGCACGCGGGATGAGCGCCGAAGAAGCCGACACCCAGGCGAAGAACGTGTTCTGGTCCATGATGACGGGGCACCAGCACCACCACGTCGAGGACGGGTTGGAACCGGAGGACACCGATGCCAGCGGCGCTTGGTCGGCGGCGATCGCGTCGTTCGTCTTCTTCGCCACCGGCGCTTTCATCCCGATCATCCCGTTCCTGTTCGGCGCCAGCCCGCGCCTAGGTGCGATCGTGGCGTTGATTCTCGTGTCCGGGGCGTTGCTGATCACCGGTGGAATCACTGGGCTGCTCTCCGGAAAGAAACCTGCGCTGAGGGCGTTCAGGCAGCTGGTGATCGGACTCGGTGCTGCTTTGGTGACGTACCTGCTCGGCGCGCTCTTCGGCTCGGTGGTGGGCGCTTAA
- a CDS encoding Fur family transcriptional regulator, translating to MTTRPARNETPKIGARNTRQRSAVVDVLQEIDRFASAQSIHRELTDRGQKVGLTTVYRTLQTLTEVGAVDALNSDTGETLYRHCLTDRHHHHLVCTNCGRSEEIDGGPVEEWAKQTAEKYGFELSGHDAEIFGVCGTCRKR from the coding sequence ATGACTACCCGCCCGGCAAGGAACGAGACCCCGAAAATCGGAGCGCGCAACACGCGCCAGCGCAGCGCCGTCGTCGACGTGCTCCAGGAAATCGACCGATTCGCTTCGGCCCAGTCCATCCACCGGGAACTCACCGACCGCGGCCAGAAGGTCGGCCTGACCACAGTCTACCGCACGTTGCAGACACTCACCGAGGTCGGCGCAGTCGACGCGCTCAACTCCGACACCGGCGAGACCCTCTACCGTCATTGCTTGACTGACCGTCACCACCACCACCTGGTGTGCACGAACTGCGGACGGAGCGAGGAGATCGACGGCGGCCCAGTCGAAGAATGGGCGAAGCAAACCGCCGAGAAATACGGCTTCGAGCTCAGCGGCCACGACGCCGAGATCTTCGGTGTCTGCGGGACCTGCAGGAAGCGTTAA
- a CDS encoding helix-turn-helix transcriptional regulator: MSDPTTWPADKLSRTAEVISALDSPLRLHVLLLLNTRDHVVHELVRILDKSQPLVSQHLRVLKNAGLVEATRSGREVVYRLAVPGIIPTLESISLLTERADEAPEDELAARRKPSPDFIDASNSAGAAAAFGPLPDCTPETDPGLAPDTSAPPHS; the protein is encoded by the coding sequence ATGAGCGACCCCACGACGTGGCCCGCGGACAAATTGAGCCGTACCGCGGAGGTCATCAGCGCACTCGACTCTCCCTTGCGCCTGCATGTTCTTCTTCTGCTGAACACCCGCGATCACGTCGTGCACGAACTCGTGCGCATCCTGGACAAGTCCCAGCCGCTCGTGAGCCAGCATTTGCGGGTGCTCAAGAACGCGGGCCTCGTGGAGGCCACCCGCTCCGGCCGCGAGGTGGTGTACCGGCTCGCCGTCCCCGGCATCATCCCCACCCTCGAATCCATCTCCTTGCTCACGGAACGCGCTGATGAGGCACCGGAGGACGAGCTCGCTGCCCGCCGGAAACCCTCCCCGGACTTCATCGACGCCTCGAACAGCGCAGGCGCGGCCGCCGCATTCGGGCCCCTGCCGGACTGCACTCCAGAAACCGATCCGGGTCTTGCACCGGACACCTCTGCACCTCCACACTCATAA
- a CDS encoding glycine--tRNA ligase: MASTVIDTVVNLCKRRGLVYPAGEIYGGTRSAWDYGPLGVELKENLKRQWWKHMVQSRNDVVGVDTSIILPRQVWVASGHVDVFTDPLVESLYTHKRYRADHLLEAYEEKHGHPPANGLADINDPETGQPGNWTEPREFSGLMKTYLGPVDDKEGLHYMRPETAQGIFVNFKNVMTSARMKPPFGIANTGKSFRNEITPGNFIFRTREFEQMEMEFFVKPGEDEKWHQYWIDDRHQWYIDLGINPDNLRLYEHPQEKLSHYSKRTVDIEYAFGFQGSKWGELEGVANRTDYDLKTHAEGSGEDLSFFDQETNERWIPYCIEPAAGLGRAMMAFLIDAYHEDEAPNAKGGVDKRVVLKLDRRLAPVKVAVLPLSKKPELSGPAQELADTLRQHWNVDYDTSGAIGRRYRRQDEIGTPFCVTYDFDSLEDGAVTVRERDTMEQERVKIDELESYLAARLIGC; the protein is encoded by the coding sequence ATGGCTTCGACCGTGATCGATACCGTTGTGAACCTGTGTAAGCGCCGCGGCTTGGTGTACCCAGCCGGTGAGATTTACGGCGGCACCCGGTCCGCATGGGATTACGGTCCGCTGGGAGTGGAGCTGAAAGAGAACCTAAAGCGCCAGTGGTGGAAGCACATGGTCCAGTCGCGCAACGATGTCGTCGGCGTGGACACCTCCATCATCCTCCCGCGCCAGGTGTGGGTCGCCTCCGGCCACGTCGATGTGTTCACCGACCCGCTGGTTGAGTCCCTGTACACCCACAAGCGCTACCGCGCCGACCACCTGCTCGAGGCGTACGAAGAGAAGCACGGCCACCCGCCGGCAAACGGCCTGGCCGACATCAACGACCCGGAGACCGGCCAGCCGGGCAACTGGACGGAGCCGCGCGAATTCTCCGGCCTGATGAAGACGTACCTGGGTCCAGTCGACGACAAGGAAGGCCTGCACTACATGCGCCCGGAGACGGCGCAGGGCATCTTCGTGAACTTCAAGAACGTCATGACCTCGGCGCGTATGAAGCCGCCGTTCGGCATCGCGAACACCGGCAAGTCTTTCCGCAATGAGATCACGCCGGGCAACTTCATCTTCCGCACTCGTGAGTTCGAGCAGATGGAGATGGAATTCTTCGTCAAGCCGGGCGAGGACGAGAAGTGGCACCAGTACTGGATCGACGACCGCCACCAGTGGTACATTGACCTGGGCATCAACCCGGACAACCTGCGTCTCTACGAGCACCCGCAGGAGAAGCTGTCGCACTACTCCAAGCGCACCGTGGACATCGAGTACGCCTTCGGCTTCCAGGGCTCCAAGTGGGGCGAGCTGGAGGGCGTGGCTAACCGCACCGACTACGACCTGAAAACCCACGCGGAGGGCTCCGGCGAGGACTTGAGCTTCTTCGACCAGGAGACCAACGAGCGCTGGATCCCGTACTGCATCGAGCCAGCTGCCGGTCTCGGCCGCGCGATGATGGCTTTTCTTATCGACGCCTACCACGAGGACGAGGCCCCGAACGCCAAGGGCGGCGTGGACAAGCGCGTCGTGCTCAAGCTCGACCGACGTCTCGCACCGGTGAAGGTGGCTGTGCTCCCGCTGTCCAAGAAGCCGGAGCTGTCCGGCCCGGCGCAGGAGCTGGCGGACACGCTGCGCCAGCACTGGAATGTCGACTACGACACTTCCGGCGCCATCGGTCGCCGCTACCGCCGCCAGGACGAGATTGGCACCCCGTTCTGCGTCACCTACGACTTCGACTCGCTGGAGGACGGCGCTGTGACCGTACGCGAGCGCGACACCATGGAGCAGGAGCGCGTCAAGATCGATGAGCTTGAGTCCTACCTGGCCGCACGCTTGATCGGCTGCTAG
- a CDS encoding TPM domain-containing protein yields the protein MTPRYLRIALAAPLLAGGVALSAAPQALAVTDSVLTQMAPTELKDNVVDEAGVLSGGEKAEIEDAIAKLKESKKLNAYVVYLSSFGGEDPATWVREAVTDKGPNTAVIAISPEEGKYNVNAGSQWAAGDVDKMSDAAYSQLTNKNYGAAGLDAINAVNGSSDGEGAAFVAGGVGAAALAGGGFWLYGRNRNRKRDEEQLSSARELAPGDTESLGRLPTHTLEQLAQDALVDTDESIRVGKEELQVANAEFGAERVRPFTAAMNEATSALQRAFTTHHRLYDSIPETEPDKRAMLIDIISSCGKAEQALRDKSQEFQDMRNVLMRADSEIDGIFQRTVDLRARIEPARSTLEDLRSRYSEQLLESISHNTDIASESIDEAERQIEEARSLAGQPAGKQGALVDVLRAAKHAVDVADTNLASIEHADTNIQTARTNLPALVQEIKDELDDIERLKAERSTGARIDVTALDAVADRARRELGAMGNREQTDPLALYTELTELDADIDAEIDTARGAASDQQRQLQILDQQLQVAAAQIQGAQDLIQSHGRIIGSQARALLAEAGRQYAEAQNNRVKDTRGAIDSARSATNTARQAVSSAEGDINHYRRQQTNQSMNSMANAIIWGSLLSGGGGFGGGFGGGGGGFSGGGGGGGGFAGGMDGRGGSF from the coding sequence ATGACTCCGCGCTATCTCCGTATTGCCCTGGCCGCCCCGCTGCTCGCCGGCGGCGTCGCTTTGTCCGCCGCTCCCCAGGCGTTGGCTGTGACAGATTCTGTGCTGACGCAGATGGCTCCGACTGAGCTGAAGGACAACGTCGTCGACGAGGCTGGCGTGCTCTCTGGCGGGGAGAAGGCGGAGATCGAGGACGCCATCGCGAAGCTGAAGGAGTCGAAGAAGCTCAACGCGTATGTGGTGTACCTGTCATCCTTCGGCGGCGAGGACCCGGCGACGTGGGTGCGCGAGGCTGTCACGGACAAAGGCCCTAATACCGCGGTGATCGCGATTTCGCCTGAGGAGGGCAAGTACAACGTCAACGCCGGTTCCCAGTGGGCGGCTGGCGACGTAGACAAGATGTCCGACGCGGCGTACAGCCAGTTGACGAACAAGAACTACGGGGCGGCGGGCCTGGACGCCATCAACGCTGTCAACGGCTCCTCCGACGGTGAGGGTGCGGCATTCGTCGCCGGCGGTGTGGGCGCGGCGGCGCTCGCCGGCGGCGGCTTCTGGCTCTACGGCCGGAACCGGAACAGGAAGCGGGATGAGGAGCAGCTGTCGTCGGCACGCGAGCTGGCCCCAGGCGACACCGAGTCCCTGGGCCGTCTGCCCACGCACACCCTGGAACAGCTCGCCCAGGATGCTCTGGTGGACACCGACGAGTCGATCCGCGTGGGCAAGGAGGAGCTCCAGGTCGCCAACGCCGAGTTCGGTGCTGAGCGCGTCCGCCCGTTCACGGCCGCGATGAACGAGGCGACGTCCGCGCTTCAGCGCGCGTTCACGACCCACCACCGGCTCTACGACTCGATCCCGGAGACCGAGCCCGATAAGCGTGCCATGCTCATCGACATCATTTCCTCCTGTGGCAAGGCGGAGCAGGCTCTGCGGGACAAGAGCCAGGAGTTTCAGGACATGCGCAATGTGCTCATGCGCGCCGACAGCGAGATCGACGGAATTTTCCAGCGCACGGTCGACCTGCGCGCCCGCATTGAGCCCGCGCGCAGCACGCTCGAGGATTTGCGGTCCCGCTATTCAGAGCAGCTTCTGGAGTCCATCAGCCACAACACGGACATCGCTTCCGAATCCATCGACGAGGCCGAGCGGCAGATCGAGGAGGCGCGCAGTCTCGCCGGCCAGCCGGCGGGCAAGCAGGGCGCTCTCGTGGATGTGTTGCGCGCCGCGAAGCACGCCGTCGATGTCGCGGACACGAATCTCGCGTCGATCGAGCACGCGGACACAAATATCCAGACGGCGCGCACCAACCTGCCCGCCCTAGTCCAGGAGATCAAGGACGAGCTCGACGATATTGAGCGGCTCAAGGCCGAGCGCAGCACGGGCGCGCGTATCGACGTCACCGCCCTCGATGCCGTCGCCGACCGTGCTCGCAGGGAGCTCGGCGCCATGGGCAACCGCGAGCAGACCGATCCCCTCGCCCTGTACACGGAGTTGACGGAGCTGGACGCGGATATCGACGCCGAGATTGACACCGCCCGCGGCGCCGCCAGCGATCAGCAGCGCCAGCTCCAGATCCTCGACCAGCAGCTCCAGGTCGCGGCGGCGCAGATTCAGGGCGCCCAGGACCTCATCCAGTCCCACGGCCGGATCATCGGCTCCCAGGCACGCGCGCTGTTGGCGGAGGCCGGCCGCCAGTACGCGGAAGCCCAGAACAACCGTGTCAAGGACACCCGCGGCGCGATTGATTCCGCGCGCAGCGCCACCAACACCGCCCGCCAAGCGGTGAGCAGCGCGGAGGGCGATATCAACCACTACCGCCGCCAGCAGACCAACCAGTCGATGAACAGTATGGCCAACGCCATCATCTGGGGCTCACTGCTCTCCGGCGGGGGTGGTTTCGGCGGCGGCTTTGGCGGCGGAGGCGGCGGCTTCAGCGGTGGTGGCGGTGGCGGAGGCGGGTTCGCCGGCGGCATGGACGGCCGCGGCGGCAGCTTCTAG
- a CDS encoding deoxyguanosinetriphosphate triphosphohydrolase codes for MTYQYDSADLARRVVEGEKGSQLTRMQEHRDAFARDRARVLHSAALRRLADKTQVVGPRDGDTPRTRLTHSLEVAQISRSIGMGLGLNPDLCEMAGLTHDIGHPPYGHNGEVALDELAAGCGGFEGNAQTLRILSRLEPKVLDGGQSFGLNLTRAALDAACKYPRTRTNPDGTISRKYGAYDEDAEVLAWLREGHTDDLPPMEAQVMDCSDDIAYSVHDVEDGIVSGRVDLKVLWDLVELAALAAKGAAAFGGTADELIDAAARLRSLPIVCAAADFDFSLTGYVTLKKMTSELVGRYVAAVITATKEANPFPVGRMHGELVVPPEAEAEVRLLKTVAVLYVMDMPSHIARQDRQRSRIVRVYDYLNAGAPGALDTMFAAWWHEADSEAARQRVIIDQIASMTESRLERTAKKTASLDGYL; via the coding sequence ATGACGTACCAGTATGATTCGGCGGATCTCGCCCGCCGCGTGGTGGAGGGGGAGAAGGGCTCCCAACTCACCCGCATGCAGGAGCACCGCGATGCTTTCGCCCGCGACCGCGCCCGCGTGCTGCACTCGGCGGCGCTGCGTCGCCTAGCGGACAAAACCCAGGTTGTCGGGCCGCGCGACGGAGACACCCCGCGCACCCGCCTGACGCACTCGCTGGAAGTCGCCCAAATTTCCCGCAGTATCGGCATGGGACTGGGACTCAATCCCGACCTATGCGAAATGGCCGGCCTCACCCACGACATCGGGCACCCGCCGTACGGGCACAACGGGGAGGTGGCGCTCGACGAGCTCGCCGCCGGCTGCGGCGGCTTCGAAGGCAACGCCCAGACCCTGCGCATTCTGTCCCGCCTCGAGCCGAAAGTCCTGGACGGCGGGCAGTCCTTCGGCCTCAACCTCACCCGGGCGGCACTCGACGCCGCGTGCAAATACCCGCGCACACGCACCAACCCGGACGGGACGATCAGCCGGAAATACGGGGCCTACGACGAAGACGCCGAGGTTCTGGCGTGGCTCCGTGAGGGGCACACGGACGATCTGCCGCCGATGGAAGCGCAGGTGATGGACTGCTCCGACGACATCGCCTACAGCGTCCATGACGTGGAGGACGGAATCGTCTCCGGCCGCGTCGACCTCAAGGTGCTGTGGGACCTCGTCGAGCTGGCCGCGCTCGCAGCTAAAGGGGCGGCGGCGTTCGGGGGAACGGCAGACGAGCTTATCGACGCCGCCGCCCGCCTCCGCTCCCTCCCCATCGTCTGCGCCGCCGCGGATTTCGACTTCTCGCTCACCGGCTACGTCACCTTGAAGAAGATGACCTCCGAGCTGGTCGGACGCTACGTTGCCGCCGTTATCACCGCGACGAAGGAGGCCAATCCGTTCCCCGTCGGACGCATGCACGGCGAACTGGTCGTCCCGCCGGAGGCGGAGGCAGAAGTACGGCTACTCAAGACTGTGGCTGTGCTCTACGTCATGGACATGCCATCCCATATCGCGCGGCAGGACCGGCAGCGCAGCCGCATCGTGCGCGTCTACGACTACCTGAATGCCGGCGCTCCCGGAGCTTTGGACACCATGTTCGCCGCCTGGTGGCACGAAGCCGACTCGGAAGCAGCCCGCCAGCGCGTGATCATCGATCAGATTGCCTCCATGACCGAGTCCCGCCTCGAGCGCACGGCGAAAAAGACCGCTTCCTTGGACGGGTACCTCTAG